A genome region from Candidatus Zixiibacteriota bacterium includes the following:
- the tsaB gene encoding tRNA (adenosine(37)-N6)-threonylcarbamoyltransferase complex dimerization subunit type 1 TsaB, whose translation MILGIDTSGKNLGLALCNDGEILSSSLTSPGLRHGEIIQQMTGDFLKDSGVGFSDITGISVALGPGSFTGLRIGLAAAKGCSYASQNQLAGISTLLAGAFEFANCERKVVSIIDARRDEVYWAAFDCAGDFPKRLVPDSAASLSDLRKITEDNAIFSGPSHLAERFKSDVGSYEYRSNDKYNLAIPASVIGEKDINNGKNLDLASAVPIYIRSDF comes from the coding sequence ATGATACTGGGAATTGATACATCGGGGAAAAATCTGGGACTGGCTCTTTGCAATGATGGGGAAATACTAAGCTCATCGCTGACAAGCCCGGGTTTAAGACACGGAGAAATTATCCAACAGATGACAGGCGATTTCCTGAAAGATTCAGGCGTCGGTTTTTCAGATATAACCGGCATATCGGTTGCTTTGGGACCCGGCTCTTTTACCGGCTTAAGGATAGGTCTTGCCGCCGCAAAAGGCTGCTCGTATGCCTCTCAAAACCAGCTTGCAGGTATTTCGACTCTTTTGGCCGGAGCATTTGAATTTGCTAATTGTGAGCGGAAAGTGGTTTCTATTATTGATGCCAGACGAGACGAGGTTTATTGGGCTGCTTTTGATTGCGCTGGCGATTTTCCCAAACGGCTTGTTCCGGACAGCGCCGCTTCGCTAAGCGATTTAAGGAAAATAACGGAAGATAACGCTATTTTTTCAGGACCGTCTCATTTGGCAGAGCGGTTTAAATCGGATGTTGGGTCTTATGAATATCGCAGCAATGATAAATACAATCTGGCAATTCCCGCCAGTGTAATAGGAGAAAAGGATATAAACAACGGCAAAAACCTGGATCTGGCATCCGCCGTTCCAATTTATATAAGGTCAGACTTTTAA
- the tsaE gene encoding tRNA (adenosine(37)-N6)-threonylcarbamoyltransferase complex ATPase subunit type 1 TsaE, with product MKEITHSEKQTEALGEKLARSLKPGDFIALYGQLGSGKTAFTRGLCRELKCIVDVSSPTFNIINIYPGKIEVSHIDLYRVDNDLHELGWDELDNSENITIIEWAEKAKNYLPQMRFDVYFTIIDLETREIEIENKQ from the coding sequence GTGAAAGAGATTACTCATTCTGAAAAGCAAACTGAAGCTCTTGGTGAAAAGCTTGCGCGTAGTTTGAAACCCGGCGATTTCATTGCTCTTTATGGCCAGCTTGGCTCAGGCAAGACCGCTTTTACCAGAGGTTTATGCCGCGAACTGAAATGTATTGTCGATGTTTCAAGCCCGACATTTAATATTATAAATATTTACCCGGGCAAAATCGAGGTTTCTCATATTGATTTATATCGGGTAGACAATGACCTGCATGAACTTGGCTGGGATGAACTTGATAATTCGGAAAATATTACAATTATTGAATGGGCTGAAAAAGCAAAAAACTATTTGCCACAAATGCGTTTTGATGTTTACTTTACCATTATTGATTTGGAAACAAGGGAAATAGAAATCGAAAACAAACAATGA
- a CDS encoding acetyl-CoA carboxylase carboxyltransferase subunit beta encodes MEWFRKKSRELERGEKKEIPDGVWTKCKGCGEIITVASLRKNHSVCPKCAYHFRINSSEYIKLLLDDGELEEYDAALTSADPLGFKDSKKYTDRISAARKKTGYNDAVIAGIGKINSHAVSFSIMEFSFIGGSMGSVVGEKIARAMERSIDRTIPLVIVSSSGGARMMEGILSLMQMAKTSALLARLDKLKIPYISVLTNPTTAGVMASYASLGDIIIAEPQALLGFAGPRVIAQTMGGELPPGFQSSEFFLDHGFLDAIVNREDLKKTISLLLDYMQTPE; translated from the coding sequence ATGGAATGGTTTCGTAAAAAATCTCGCGAATTGGAAAGAGGCGAGAAAAAAGAAATACCGGATGGTGTCTGGACAAAATGCAAAGGCTGCGGTGAAATTATAACAGTAGCCTCTCTTAGAAAAAATCATTCGGTATGCCCTAAGTGCGCTTACCATTTTCGGATAAACAGCAGCGAGTATATCAAATTGCTTCTTGATGATGGAGAGTTGGAAGAATATGACGCAGCTTTAACATCAGCCGACCCCCTTGGCTTCAAAGATTCTAAGAAATATACAGACAGAATTTCAGCCGCGCGAAAAAAAACAGGCTATAATGATGCGGTGATTGCGGGAATCGGTAAAATCAACAGTCATGCGGTTTCGTTTTCTATAATGGAGTTCAGTTTTATTGGCGGCTCGATGGGTTCGGTAGTTGGCGAAAAGATAGCCCGGGCGATGGAACGCTCTATCGATAGAACTATACCCTTGGTTATTGTATCAAGCTCCGGCGGCGCGCGCATGATGGAGGGGATACTTTCACTAATGCAGATGGCTAAAACGTCCGCCCTTTTAGCCCGGCTTGATAAACTGAAGATTCCTTATATATCGGTGTTGACCAATCCGACAACTGCCGGAGTTATGGCATCATACGCATCGCTTGGAGATATAATCATTGCCGAACCGCAGGCACTTTTGGGTTTTGCCGGTCCGAGAGTAATAGCTCAGACAATGGGAGGCGAATTGCCTCCGGGCTTTCAATCGTCGGAATTTTTTCTTGATCATGGTTTTTTAGATGCTATCGTCAATCGAGAGGATTTAAAGAAAACAATTTCTCTGCTTTTAGATTACATGCAGACGCCTGAATAG
- the rimI gene encoding ribosomal protein S18-alanine N-acetyltransferase, with protein MNKMKIDIEKMNEEDIDQVYKIESEVFTDPWSKRAFLSDLKNEYAYPLTAHFENKVAGYASLYIAADEIQIGNLAVSPDYHQRGIGTMIMEHILNLASELKTRLLILEVRPSNEAACKLYVKFGFKKAGRRKYYYHKPVEDALIMIKGME; from the coding sequence ATGAATAAAATGAAGATTGATATTGAAAAAATGAACGAAGAAGATATCGACCAGGTATATAAAATCGAGTCGGAAGTTTTTACCGACCCATGGTCCAAAAGAGCATTTTTGTCAGACTTGAAAAATGAATACGCTTATCCGTTGACAGCACATTTCGAGAACAAAGTAGCAGGTTATGCCTCGCTTTATATAGCGGCGGATGAAATTCAGATAGGCAATCTTGCAGTATCCCCGGATTACCATCAAAGAGGGATAGGAACTATGATAATGGAACACATCCTCAATCTGGCATCCGAATTAAAAACAAGGCTGCTGATTCTGGAAGTTAGACCATCTAATGAGGCAGCCTGCAAGCTGTATGTGAAGTTTGGTTTTAAAAAGGCAGGGCGCCGGAAGTATTATTACCATAAACCGGTTGAGGATGCTTTAATTATGATAAAAGGAATGGAATAA